TCGCCGCCTCTGTTGGTTATGTCGTTCTTGTCCCCCTTGGCGCAATCATCTTTCTCGGTTTTAAGCGGCATCCATTAGCTGGATTATCTGCCGCCTTTACCGGAGTGGCAGGTGGCTATTCAGCCAACTTATTTTTAGGAACAAATGATCCATTATTAAGCGGCATCTCAACCGAAGCCGCTCAAATTTTAAACACCGATTACCTTGTGAATCCAACCGATAACTGGTTCTTCATGTTTGCATCAACATTTTTAGTTGTGATTCTTGGGACAATCATTACGGATAAGGTCATTGAACCTAGACTGGGTTCTTATGAGGCAAATGACGCTACCAATGATTTGCATGAGCTGACAAAACGAGAAAAAAGAGGGCTGCGTTTTGCCAACCTGTCCATCGTCCTGACCATTGTTGCAATTGCCCTGCTTGTTCTTCCAGAAAACGGGGTACTACGTGGGGAAGGTGGCAGTATTATGACGTCACCTTTTATGAGCAGTATCATTTTCTTCATGATGCTCGTCTTCCTAATCCCAGGGATCGTTTACGGAATTGTGACAAGAAAAGTTAAAAATGATAAAGATATTGCCAACCTAATGGCCTCTTCATTAGAAACGATGGCAGGCTTTATCGTTCTTATTTTCTTCGCAGCACAGTTTGTCGCCTTATTCAATTACACAAATCTCGGGACGATTATTGCCGTCAAAGGTGCGGAGTTTTTGCAAGCCATTCATTTAGATGGAGCCCCCTTACTTGTTGGTTTAATTATGGTTACGGCATTAATTAATTTATTTATCGCTGCCGATTCTGCCAAGTGGGCAATCATGGCGCCGGTGTTTGTACCAATGTTTATGCAGATGGGGATCGCGCCTGAAGTAACACAAATTGCTTATCGCGTAGGAGATTCAACGACAAATATTATTTCACCACTAATGCCGTTTTTTCCGCTCGTCGTTGCCTTCGCGCAAAAATATGGCAAAG
The window above is part of the Litoribacterium kuwaitense genome. Proteins encoded here:
- a CDS encoding AbgT family transporter, which codes for MRQAKRSLSSRVLQFIEEKGNKLPHPVTIFLIFTFIVIISSHLLYLNGTSVQFEGVNNDTGQIETLTVSAISLLVPEGLAYMFSNVVTNFTSFVALGPVLVAMLGVGVAEKTGYISAVMTNTVTKAPKRLVTPIVVLMGVLSNVAASVGYVVLVPLGAIIFLGFKRHPLAGLSAAFTGVAGGYSANLFLGTNDPLLSGISTEAAQILNTDYLVNPTDNWFFMFASTFLVVILGTIITDKVIEPRLGSYEANDATNDLHELTKREKRGLRFANLSIVLTIVAIALLVLPENGVLRGEGGSIMTSPFMSSIIFFMMLVFLIPGIVYGIVTRKVKNDKDIANLMASSLETMAGFIVLIFFAAQFVALFNYTNLGTIIAVKGAEFLQAIHLDGAPLLVGLIMVTALINLFIAADSAKWAIMAPVFVPMFMQMGIAPEVTQIAYRVGDSTTNIISPLMPFFPLVVAFAQKYGKENGVGTVVSLMLSHSIILLISWTVFFALWYLFGIPVGPGTSLTY